In a single window of the Pseudodesulfovibrio profundus genome:
- a CDS encoding AEC family transporter, which yields MDNFILLIICFLLGSALRMGKVVDESGPVALNAIIIYFSLPALAILYAHSIPVNMALLIPASMAWIVFAIGYLFFRCAGRFLGYSEKTIACLSICCGLGNTSFIGLPMIEALFGPEFMGIGMLCDTAGTFMVLAIPGIVIAAKASGQAVSGANLVKKVLTFPPLIAIVLGFLMQPVPYPEWFELVLERMGSTLAPLALLSVGMSLKFRDLKGNGRDIMLGLGYKMFIAPVLMALLYFGVLGQMDMVSRVTVFEAAMGPMITGGTVAVSYDLRPRLATSVVGVGIALSFVTLPVWYFVITAL from the coding sequence ATGGATAATTTCATTTTACTTATCATATGTTTCCTTCTCGGCTCAGCTTTGCGAATGGGAAAAGTGGTGGATGAGAGCGGCCCGGTCGCTTTGAATGCCATCATTATCTATTTTTCGCTGCCTGCGTTGGCAATTTTGTATGCCCATTCCATTCCCGTAAACATGGCCTTGCTGATACCGGCATCAATGGCCTGGATCGTTTTTGCCATCGGATACCTGTTCTTCAGGTGTGCAGGGCGTTTCTTGGGGTATTCTGAAAAGACAATTGCCTGCCTGTCCATCTGTTGTGGATTGGGAAACACGTCGTTCATCGGTCTTCCCATGATCGAAGCATTGTTTGGCCCGGAGTTCATGGGCATCGGTATGCTTTGCGACACGGCTGGTACGTTCATGGTTTTGGCAATTCCGGGGATTGTTATTGCCGCCAAAGCATCCGGTCAGGCGGTGAGCGGGGCAAACCTCGTAAAAAAGGTCCTTACATTTCCTCCGTTGATTGCCATTGTTCTTGGTTTTTTGATGCAACCGGTTCCTTATCCAGAGTGGTTTGAGTTGGTTTTGGAGCGAATGGGCAGCACGCTGGCTCCCCTGGCGTTGCTCTCTGTCGGGATGAGCCTCAAGTTTCGCGATTTGAAAGGAAATGGGCGAGACATCATGTTGGGACTCGGATATAAAATGTTCATAGCACCCGTGTTGATGGCGCTGTTGTATTTCGGTGTGCTCGGACAAATGGACATGGTGTCCCGGGTTACAGTTTTTGAGGCGGCCATGGGGCCGATGATAACCGGCGGGACAGTCGCGGTATCCTATGATCTGCGGCCCCGGCTGGCGACATCCGTTGTGGGAGTGGGAATCGCGCTTTCCTTTGTGACTCTTCCTGTATGGTATTTTGTAATTACAGCCTTGTAA
- the nadD gene encoding nicotinate (nicotinamide) nucleotide adenylyltransferase, with translation MRIGILGGSFNPVHIGHVRMAIEVREQLGLDRVEMVPAMEPPHKDGSGILPFDLRVDMVRRAVEDVDGVVVNTLEGDRPGPSYTCDTLECYRTLEPQTALSFIMGASTFLELTRWRRGLDLPKLASLVVVNRWEAHDEVPKFIDQHWVDAKRVGDDQWHFPDGYDIHLLDIPRLDVKGGHIRRRWLDGRSLRFLVPQGVEDVLDSEREVVESYWK, from the coding sequence ATGCGTATCGGTATTCTTGGTGGCAGTTTCAATCCCGTTCATATTGGTCATGTGCGTATGGCCATAGAGGTGCGGGAGCAACTCGGGTTGGATCGGGTGGAGATGGTTCCTGCCATGGAGCCGCCGCATAAGGATGGATCGGGCATTCTTCCATTTGATTTGCGAGTCGATATGGTTCGCCGCGCCGTAGAGGACGTCGATGGCGTGGTCGTGAATACCTTGGAGGGTGATAGGCCCGGCCCTTCGTATACGTGCGATACATTGGAATGCTACCGGACCCTTGAACCGCAAACGGCTCTGTCATTCATCATGGGAGCGTCTACATTTCTGGAGTTGACCCGGTGGCGACGCGGCCTTGATTTACCGAAACTCGCGTCGTTAGTAGTGGTCAACAGGTGGGAGGCTCACGACGAGGTCCCGAAATTCATTGATCAACATTGGGTGGATGCCAAACGGGTAGGGGACGATCAATGGCACTTCCCTGACGGGTATGACATCCATCTGCTGGATATTCCCCGGCTGGATGTGAAGGGTGGACATATACGTCGTCGCTGGCTCGATGGCAGAAGTCTGCGCTTTCTGGTCCCGCAGGGGGTTGAGGATGTGTTGGACAGCGAACGCGAGGTGGTCGAAAGCTACTGGAAGTAG
- a CDS encoding glycosyltransferase family 9 protein, translated as MQSNGIKKPTVVIRLSHMGDVALTTGVLAHRHDTHCETFVFITRAANAPLLKNHPAITETITLSDADLTTAKWIQRARELANRFRDHTLLDLHGTLRSRILSIVWNGPVKRYPKYGLYRRLFDRTHMDIFKDKLESTSVPQRYAMALEHTPPPAQDITPRIYLTQEEKEAAINTLPRSDRPLIALHPYATHTAKQWPVSHWNDLTALLDAAGMDWFVVGRNDIPLFPGDPRDFTNATDLRATCGLLRQADMLVTGDSGPMHLASGVDTPVTAIFGPTVKAWGFFPASVDDQVLERDMDCRPCSLHGGKSCEKGHECMAAISPTDVMESLNQRIKR; from the coding sequence ATGCAATCCAATGGAATAAAGAAGCCGACAGTCGTCATCCGCCTGAGCCATATGGGGGATGTAGCACTGACAACAGGGGTTTTGGCACACCGGCATGACACCCACTGCGAAACCTTTGTTTTCATAACGCGAGCCGCCAATGCTCCGCTGCTGAAAAACCACCCTGCCATTACCGAAACCATCACATTATCGGACGCCGATCTAACAACAGCCAAATGGATCCAGCGAGCCAGAGAATTGGCAAACAGGTTTCGTGATCACACTTTGCTTGATCTCCATGGAACGCTTCGTTCGCGCATATTATCTATAGTATGGAATGGCCCGGTCAAACGATACCCGAAGTATGGGCTCTACCGTCGCCTGTTCGACCGAACACACATGGATATTTTCAAAGACAAGTTGGAGTCAACGAGCGTTCCACAACGGTATGCCATGGCCCTGGAGCATACGCCTCCGCCAGCCCAGGACATCACTCCACGCATCTACCTCACGCAAGAGGAAAAGGAAGCGGCAATCAACACACTTCCACGGTCAGATCGCCCACTGATAGCTCTGCACCCCTACGCGACACATACAGCGAAACAATGGCCTGTCTCCCATTGGAATGATTTGACAGCACTGCTGGATGCAGCAGGCATGGATTGGTTTGTGGTCGGTAGAAACGACATCCCGCTCTTCCCAGGCGACCCTCGTGACTTCACCAATGCGACCGACCTGCGCGCAACGTGTGGTTTGCTCCGACAGGCTGACATGCTGGTAACGGGAGACTCCGGGCCCATGCATCTGGCGAGCGGCGTAGATACTCCGGTCACTGCCATCTTCGGCCCCACTGTCAAAGCCTGGGGCTTCTTCCCAGCCAGCGTTGATGATCAAGTGCTGGAACGCGACATGGACTGTCGCCCCTGCTCTCTCCATGGAGGCAAATCGTGCGAGAAAGGTCATGAATGCATGGCTGCCATTTCTCCCACAGATGTCATGGAGTCATTGAACCAGCGAATAAAAAGGTAG
- a CDS encoding hemolysin family protein, protein MFELILAVGVAVFVSMFCSVAEAALYSMSWADIEKLTTSGSKSSKILHKLRSSVDEPITAILTLNTCAHTAGAAVAGWAWANLYGKETLWAFTAGFTVIILIFTEILPKTVGVVYSDKIAPPLARPLQGLVWIFRPVIAMMGVLSRAVSKKTDGPDHTEDDIRAIVSLTHRSGSIKPYEEQSIRNILMLDTKTVEEIMTPRTVVYSLPTDLTVAEAREQQRNWPHSRIPVYDEDPEDIVGVVFRRQVLEALADDLDELKLGDIMRPVRFVLKTITLDKLLVKFLGSRLHLCVVLDEYGGLAGVVTLEDVLEEILGSEIVDETDQVVDMRELARQQRDELIGYKAANGEDQSS, encoded by the coding sequence ATGTTTGAACTTATTCTCGCGGTTGGCGTGGCCGTTTTTGTCTCGATGTTTTGCTCCGTGGCTGAGGCCGCGTTGTACTCAATGAGTTGGGCAGACATTGAAAAGCTCACGACATCCGGTAGTAAATCATCAAAAATACTACACAAGCTTCGATCAAGCGTCGATGAACCCATCACCGCCATTCTCACACTGAACACGTGCGCCCATACTGCCGGTGCAGCCGTGGCCGGTTGGGCGTGGGCCAATCTTTATGGCAAAGAAACCCTTTGGGCCTTTACAGCAGGCTTCACAGTAATTATTCTCATCTTCACCGAAATCCTGCCGAAAACGGTAGGCGTGGTGTACAGCGACAAGATCGCACCGCCGTTGGCACGACCGCTTCAGGGGCTCGTTTGGATTTTCCGTCCGGTTATTGCCATGATGGGAGTGCTTTCTCGAGCCGTCAGCAAAAAAACCGACGGGCCGGATCACACGGAAGACGATATCCGAGCCATAGTCTCGCTTACGCATCGATCGGGATCGATCAAGCCTTATGAAGAGCAGTCGATCCGCAATATTTTGATGTTGGACACCAAGACGGTGGAAGAGATCATGACGCCGAGGACCGTGGTTTATTCGTTGCCCACGGACTTGACGGTTGCTGAAGCGCGTGAGCAGCAACGTAACTGGCCGCATAGCCGGATACCTGTTTACGACGAAGACCCGGAGGATATTGTCGGTGTTGTTTTCAGGCGACAGGTGCTTGAAGCACTGGCAGATGATCTTGATGAATTGAAGCTTGGTGACATCATGCGTCCTGTTCGTTTTGTGCTCAAGACGATCACGCTGGACAAGCTTCTGGTGAAGTTTCTCGGTAGCCGCCTGCATCTGTGCGTTGTGCTGGATGAATATGGGGGATTGGCGGGTGTCGTGACTCTTGAAGATGTCCTCGAAGAGATTCTGGGCAGTGAAATTGTTGACGAGACCGACCAAGTGGTTGATATGCGGGAACTGGCCCGTCAGCAGCGAGATGAACTGATTGGATACAAAGCCGCTAATGGCGAAGATCAAAGCAGTTAA
- a CDS encoding cytochrome c maturation protein CcmE, producing MAKKNNAAVYAVALVLFLSGLGYLIFSGLTEDSVYFLNVSEALAEDRTQIKNARLFGKVSPENLVIVDGKLGASFDLIDKMETGKSLRVEFKGALPDTFKDDVEVIVEGTFTPDGNLFKARTLVTKCPSKYEEQSQDMEKMKS from the coding sequence ATGGCGAAAAAGAACAATGCGGCGGTTTACGCCGTTGCTCTCGTACTTTTCCTGAGTGGTCTTGGTTACCTCATCTTTTCGGGGCTGACTGAAGACAGTGTGTATTTCCTGAATGTCTCCGAAGCGCTGGCAGAAGATCGCACCCAGATTAAAAATGCTCGCCTTTTCGGCAAGGTCTCACCTGAGAATCTTGTTATTGTCGATGGCAAGCTTGGTGCTTCATTCGATCTGATTGACAAAATGGAGACCGGTAAATCCCTTCGCGTAGAATTCAAGGGGGCATTGCCCGATACCTTCAAGGACGATGTGGAAGTCATCGTTGAAGGCACATTTACCCCGGACGGCAACCTTTTCAAGGCCAGAACCCTCGTTACCAAGTGTCCTTCCAAGTACGAAGAGCAGAGCCAGGATATGGAAAAAATGAAGAGCTGA
- a CDS encoding heme lyase CcmF/NrfE family subunit, protein MHLTGYVSLLFALLAFLFLAVWAGIAAWTKKDESLVLIERAHLLGVFGIVLSSILLLISLATRDYSLQYVYETVDNALGFVYTLTAFWGGREGSLLFWELIIAISGAIFLFTPGYKVLAPRTRLYFWMFFLMIQGFFLLLLTCWSNPFIEMVPAPMDGRGLNPLLRNPGMIFHPPLLFFGFAMYAIPAACALAASIASETKSWIKVTRNWNILSWLFLTAGIVLGGWWSYMELGWGGYWAWDPVENASLIPWFAGTAVLHTSIIEARRNALQRTNVFLMSLTFLLCIFSTYLTRSGVIDSLHTFGESPVAVPLFWGQMAILVITIMVTLMSERLTHRTLSDFLSRQGMLVITAWFLLALGIVVTMGTMWPVISQIWTHQSMGLDANFYNRVCLPFLSILVLLFCYCPWMGWKGGLRDRTGMIIVTGALVAGLIGFYAMGITKPLATLTAAASVAAIVSIVVLFIMNPAMRKSRRAWGAYGIHFGMVLMALGIAFSGPYKVEREFIMTEGEVVQLEEYEIKYVTVTEDRTKELRARATATLEVSKDGKVIGEMRPDKRIYVNYEQQQFAEVGTIFSLGDELYSTLLGFTEEGKASFMISINPLVNWVWIGGTIMCVLPLLVLTRIRRLEETK, encoded by the coding sequence ATGCATTTGACCGGATATGTGAGCCTGCTGTTCGCATTGCTCGCCTTCCTCTTTCTCGCTGTGTGGGCCGGTATCGCGGCCTGGACCAAAAAAGACGAATCGCTTGTCTTGATCGAACGGGCGCACCTCCTTGGTGTTTTCGGTATCGTGCTTTCTTCCATCCTGCTGCTGATCTCACTGGCAACACGAGATTATTCCCTCCAATACGTCTATGAAACCGTCGACAATGCCTTGGGGTTTGTCTACACACTCACGGCATTCTGGGGCGGACGCGAAGGTTCACTGTTATTCTGGGAGTTGATCATCGCGATTTCCGGGGCCATTTTCCTCTTTACTCCCGGCTATAAAGTTCTGGCTCCGCGGACCAGGCTTTACTTCTGGATGTTTTTCCTGATGATTCAGGGGTTCTTCCTGCTTCTGCTGACCTGCTGGTCCAACCCGTTCATTGAAATGGTTCCAGCTCCGATGGATGGACGCGGTCTGAATCCATTGCTCCGCAACCCTGGAATGATTTTCCATCCGCCGCTTCTGTTCTTCGGCTTCGCAATGTATGCGATTCCCGCAGCTTGTGCTCTGGCAGCATCCATCGCCAGTGAAACCAAATCCTGGATCAAGGTCACCCGTAACTGGAACATCCTTTCCTGGCTGTTTCTTACCGCTGGAATCGTTCTTGGCGGCTGGTGGTCTTACATGGAGCTTGGCTGGGGTGGTTACTGGGCATGGGATCCGGTCGAAAACGCTTCCCTGATTCCCTGGTTTGCCGGAACTGCCGTTCTGCACACCTCCATCATTGAAGCTCGACGCAATGCCTTGCAGCGTACCAACGTCTTCCTGATGTCTCTGACGTTCCTGCTGTGTATTTTCTCTACATACCTCACTCGTTCCGGTGTCATTGATTCGCTGCATACTTTCGGTGAATCCCCTGTTGCAGTGCCTCTGTTCTGGGGCCAGATGGCGATCCTCGTCATCACCATCATGGTCACCCTCATGAGCGAACGACTGACCCATCGTACTCTTTCCGATTTCCTGAGCCGACAGGGCATGCTGGTCATTACCGCCTGGTTCCTGCTGGCACTGGGTATCGTGGTTACCATGGGCACCATGTGGCCTGTTATCAGCCAGATCTGGACACACCAGTCCATGGGCCTGGATGCGAACTTCTATAACCGTGTCTGCCTGCCGTTCCTGTCGATCCTCGTTCTTCTCTTCTGCTACTGTCCTTGGATGGGATGGAAGGGAGGCCTTCGCGATCGAACCGGCATGATCATCGTCACCGGTGCACTTGTGGCCGGTCTCATCGGCTTCTACGCCATGGGTATCACCAAGCCGCTGGCTACGCTGACTGCTGCCGCTTCCGTGGCTGCCATTGTCTCAATTGTAGTTCTCTTCATCATGAACCCGGCCATGCGGAAATCCCGTCGGGCATGGGGAGCGTACGGCATCCACTTCGGTATGGTGCTCATGGCTCTCGGAATCGCATTCTCCGGACCATACAAGGTTGAGCGCGAGTTCATCATGACTGAAGGTGAAGTCGTTCAGTTGGAAGAGTACGAGATCAAATATGTCACCGTTACCGAAGACCGCACCAAGGAGCTGAGGGCGCGTGCTACTGCGACCCTTGAGGTTTCCAAGGATGGTAAGGTCATCGGGGAAATGCGTCCGGACAAACGTATCTACGTTAACTACGAGCAGCAGCAGTTTGCTGAAGTAGGGACCATTTTCAGCCTTGGTGACGAACTATATTCAACACTGCTTGGCTTTACCGAAGAAGGTAAGGCAAGCTTCATGATCAGCATCAACCCTCTTGTCAACTGGGTCTGGATTGGCGGTACCATCATGTGCGTCTTGCCGCTCCTGGTACTGACCCGTATTCGCCGACTTGAGGAGACCAAGTGA
- a CDS encoding ABC transporter ATP-binding protein, giving the protein MPEVEAVLTVKRAAKFYGQKLVFKDISCRLEPGQIMLVAGPNGAGKSTLMRIMAGLSKPSAGDVSLGVEAEDIVYLGHSTFIYPGLSALANLKFWGTMYGLSPNRDELMGLLKRVGLERAAEEKAGAFSRGMAQRLNLARVYLVQPKLIFLDEPGTGLDPKSLATLRREIVAFRDNGTSVVWISHHVSEDTALADLVLAIGGKKVEYFGPADAFVPEVDVC; this is encoded by the coding sequence ATGCCCGAGGTCGAAGCGGTCCTTACCGTAAAACGGGCGGCCAAATTCTATGGTCAGAAGCTCGTTTTCAAGGACATATCCTGTCGTTTGGAACCGGGACAGATAATGCTTGTCGCCGGTCCGAACGGCGCAGGAAAATCGACCTTGATGCGTATCATGGCCGGACTGTCCAAGCCGTCTGCCGGAGATGTGTCACTTGGAGTCGAAGCGGAAGACATTGTCTACCTCGGACACTCCACGTTCATCTATCCTGGCCTGTCGGCACTGGCGAATCTCAAGTTCTGGGGGACCATGTATGGTCTTTCCCCGAATCGGGATGAGCTTATGGGGCTTTTGAAGCGGGTCGGATTGGAGCGGGCAGCCGAAGAAAAGGCCGGTGCTTTTTCTCGCGGCATGGCCCAGCGGCTCAATCTGGCCCGAGTGTATCTTGTCCAACCTAAACTCATCTTTCTGGATGAGCCCGGGACAGGACTCGACCCAAAATCCCTTGCAACACTGCGAAGGGAAATCGTGGCATTTCGGGACAATGGAACCAGTGTCGTCTGGATCAGTCATCATGTGAGTGAGGATACCGCCCTGGCGGATCTCGTGCTCGCTATTGGTGGCAAGAAGGTTGAATACTTCGGGCCTGCCGATGCATTCGTTCCAGAGGTGGATGTATGTTAA
- a CDS encoding heme exporter protein CcmB, translating into MLKRTIAVASKDLTLAVSGGQGLVQAVLLGLLLIFMFSLSKPLGGAISPQAAGAIFWLASAFGLVLVFNDLFAIEEANGARIGILSSPAPVHSVWVGKGVAGLSLLLISQLVFLPATVAFLGQTVYGPWWLLLVTLIAADIGLVVIGALLGALSQGQAARESLLSVIVFPLLLPVLLAGITLFGFCFSPDEVEGLDKWLGLIFAFDCLFSGAGLFLFPFVYSGEE; encoded by the coding sequence ATGTTAAAGCGAACCATAGCTGTTGCATCCAAAGACCTCACCCTGGCCGTTTCCGGTGGGCAGGGATTGGTTCAGGCTGTTTTGCTCGGACTGTTGCTCATTTTCATGTTTTCCTTATCCAAACCCCTGGGCGGGGCTATCTCGCCCCAGGCCGCAGGTGCCATCTTCTGGCTTGCCTCCGCGTTTGGTTTGGTGCTGGTCTTCAATGATTTGTTTGCAATAGAAGAGGCCAATGGAGCGCGTATAGGCATCCTGTCCTCTCCGGCTCCCGTGCATTCCGTATGGGTTGGTAAAGGGGTTGCCGGGCTGAGCCTGCTTCTCATCTCCCAACTCGTCTTCCTGCCAGCAACCGTGGCCTTCCTTGGTCAGACGGTCTACGGACCATGGTGGTTGCTGCTGGTGACGCTGATCGCCGCAGATATCGGGCTGGTCGTGATCGGAGCGCTTCTTGGGGCTTTGAGCCAGGGACAGGCTGCTCGCGAATCATTGCTTTCCGTCATTGTTTTCCCGCTATTGCTGCCGGTGTTGCTCGCCGGAATCACGCTCTTCGGCTTTTGTTTTTCACCGGACGAAGTTGAGGGGCTGGATAAGTGGCTCGGATTGATTTTTGCTTTTGATTGTTTGTTCTCCGGGGCAGGTCTCTTCTTGTTCCCGTTCGTTTACAGTGGAGAAGAATAG
- a CDS encoding cytochrome c biogenesis protein, whose protein sequence is MKVKLLAGLAVAALLVHQYMIWFYAPIAQSGPVQKIFYMHLPCSWWALMSFFVVFVASILYLFKRNDVFDRIAGAAAEIGVLFATLALITGSVWARAEWGHWWLWDPKLTTALIMWYVYAGYLVLRSTPMGRDRKALVCAVLGIVAFLDVPLVFFAAKLWGSAHPDGLARKGSGMEIRMWHTIFAGLIAFGFVWGGMLLARIRQLGKQADLEAQLVWDDE, encoded by the coding sequence ATGAAAGTGAAGCTTCTCGCAGGATTGGCTGTTGCGGCCCTGCTGGTGCATCAATACATGATCTGGTTCTATGCGCCGATTGCCCAGTCCGGGCCGGTGCAGAAAATATTCTACATGCATCTGCCTTGTTCTTGGTGGGCGCTCATGAGTTTTTTCGTGGTTTTCGTTGCCTCGATTCTCTACCTGTTCAAGCGAAACGATGTCTTTGATCGTATCGCTGGAGCAGCGGCCGAGATCGGTGTGCTCTTCGCAACGCTTGCGCTGATTACCGGTTCGGTTTGGGCCAGAGCGGAGTGGGGACACTGGTGGCTTTGGGATCCCAAGCTCACGACAGCACTTATCATGTGGTACGTCTACGCGGGGTATCTCGTGTTGCGGTCAACTCCTATGGGGCGTGATCGGAAAGCGCTTGTTTGCGCTGTGCTGGGTATTGTCGCGTTTCTTGATGTGCCGCTCGTATTCTTTGCTGCCAAGCTCTGGGGTAGCGCACATCCGGATGGCCTGGCCCGAAAGGGATCGGGTATGGAAATCCGCATGTGGCACACCATATTTGCCGGATTGATTGCCTTTGGTTTTGTGTGGGGAGGTATGCTCCTTGCCCGAATCCGTCAGCTTGGCAAACAGGCCGATCTGGAAGCCCAGCTGGTCTGGGATGACGAATAA
- a CDS encoding CcmD family protein: MSATTYLIIANAAVWLGIAGYMGFLYVKADGLNKRQRQIELLGDSNGN, from the coding sequence ATGTCTGCAACTACATATCTCATCATAGCCAATGCAGCTGTGTGGCTCGGAATAGCCGGGTACATGGGCTTTTTGTACGTCAAGGCTGACGGTTTAAACAAGCGGCAGCGGCAAATTGAACTTCTGGGGGATTCCAATGGCAACTAA
- a CDS encoding tetratricopeptide repeat protein → MATNAVNFSRKTIIAAVLLCAAAMFITSFVYRMNHPNLFVQVEQQHSPDDGHDHSTDGTGAPAGMSEGAMAKVKEFMAQVKENPNDVKALINLGNSFLMMRAWDRALEPLEKANSLEPGNIGLLKAIGIAYFNKENFDKAAEAYKQILAIDPNDTLALFNLGVINKYYFEDMDTARTYFEKVLVIEKDDEEIIKMAKQELDH, encoded by the coding sequence ATGGCAACTAACGCAGTCAATTTCAGCCGTAAAACCATTATTGCAGCAGTTCTACTGTGTGCAGCGGCAATGTTTATCACCAGCTTCGTATATCGTATGAATCATCCCAACCTCTTTGTGCAGGTTGAGCAGCAACACAGCCCTGATGACGGGCATGATCACAGCACGGATGGAACTGGCGCTCCTGCTGGAATGAGTGAGGGGGCCATGGCCAAGGTCAAGGAGTTCATGGCTCAGGTCAAAGAGAATCCCAACGATGTAAAGGCGTTGATCAATCTTGGTAACTCGTTCCTCATGATGCGTGCCTGGGACAGGGCTTTGGAACCGCTTGAAAAGGCCAACTCGCTTGAGCCTGGTAACATCGGTCTCCTGAAGGCCATCGGTATCGCCTATTTCAATAAGGAAAATTTTGACAAGGCGGCCGAAGCATACAAGCAGATTCTGGCTATCGACCCGAACGATACGCTGGCATTGTTCAATCTCGGAGTCATAAACAAATATTATTTCGAGGATATGGATACCGCCAGAACGTATTTCGAAAAGGTTCTGGTCATAGAAAAGGATGATGAAGAAATCATAAAGATGGCCAAGCAGGAACTCGATCATTAA
- a CDS encoding branched-chain amino acid ABC transporter substrate-binding protein encodes MRKVRLIALCVAMVAMLVACGGESEKQTASKLVLGVAGAHSGDLASYGLPTVNAAKLAAAKVNAEGGINGAMVEVVAQDDQCKPELATNAATKMVSDDVKIVLGHICSGATKAALPIYLESEIVLMSPSATNPPLTQSGEYPNFFRTIAPDDAQAALEVSFAKGLGLKKIAVIHDKGDYGKGFASFCKQFIDEQDGIEVVLFEGVTPGAVDYSAVVQKIKSSGAEGVIFGGYHPEASKIVTGMRKKGMELPFLSDDGVKDETFIKVAGKYAEGVYATGPKDFSGNAIYQEAVAAHKAEFGADPGPFFPEAYSAALALLNAVKNAGSTDYAKVTEALRTQYVDTAVGKIKFDAKGDAEGVGFAVYQVQNGQYVEVK; translated from the coding sequence ATGAGAAAAGTGCGTCTGATCGCTCTGTGCGTCGCCATGGTCGCCATGTTGGTTGCCTGCGGCGGAGAGAGTGAGAAACAAACGGCTTCAAAATTGGTACTTGGTGTTGCTGGTGCTCACTCCGGAGACCTTGCTTCCTACGGTCTTCCGACTGTTAACGCTGCCAAGCTCGCCGCTGCCAAGGTTAATGCCGAGGGCGGAATCAACGGCGCCATGGTTGAAGTTGTTGCTCAGGATGACCAGTGCAAGCCCGAACTGGCTACCAACGCCGCTACCAAAATGGTTTCTGATGACGTGAAAATCGTCCTCGGTCACATTTGTTCCGGTGCAACCAAAGCTGCACTGCCCATTTACCTGGAGTCCGAGATCGTTCTGATGTCGCCCTCCGCCACCAACCCGCCGCTGACCCAGTCCGGCGAATACCCGAATTTCTTCCGCACCATCGCTCCTGACGATGCGCAGGCCGCCCTTGAGGTCTCCTTCGCCAAAGGCCTTGGCCTCAAGAAAATCGCCGTTATCCACGACAAGGGTGATTACGGTAAAGGTTTTGCTTCCTTCTGCAAGCAGTTCATCGATGAGCAAGACGGTATCGAAGTCGTTCTGTTCGAGGGTGTGACCCCCGGCGCAGTTGACTATTCTGCCGTTGTTCAGAAAATCAAATCTTCCGGCGCTGAAGGCGTCATCTTCGGTGGTTACCACCCTGAAGCATCCAAGATCGTTACCGGTATGCGCAAGAAAGGCATGGAATTGCCGTTCCTGTCCGATGACGGTGTAAAGGATGAGACCTTCATCAAGGTTGCTGGAAAGTACGCTGAAGGCGTCTACGCCACCGGTCCCAAGGACTTCTCCGGCAACGCCATCTACCAGGAAGCCGTCGCTGCTCACAAGGCTGAGTTCGGCGCTGATCCCGGTCCCTTCTTCCCTGAAGCCTACTCTGCAGCTCTGGCTCTGCTGAATGCAGTCAAGAATGCCGGCAGCACCGACTACGCCAAGGTTACCGAAGCTCTCCGTACCCAATACGTTGATACTGCCGTCGGTAAGATCAAGTTTGACGCCAAGGGCGACGCCGAAGGCGTTGGATTTGCCGTCTACCAGGTCCAGAATGGTCAGTACGTGGAAGTCAAGTAA